Genomic DNA from Streptococcus uberis:
TTCTTACTTAGAACATGCAAAAAGTAACAATGATAAGTTAAAAGAAGAAATGACACGTTTATCTCGCAAGTACATTTTAAATGAGAATCAGGCTTCAACGGTTCAGGGATTTGAAAAAGAAATCGAAGATGTTGAAAAAAATGTTCTCGAACTTGCAAAAGACTTTAAAGGACAAGAAATTCCATATTCTGAACTTCAGGTTGTTTTTGAGAAAAACCTTAAGACCTTATCAGCAGTTGAATCAGGTCAGATGGAAGTTTTTGAGTCAATCAAAAATATTGAGAATATTGAAGAAGATGCTCGTAAAGAGGCTGATTTATATGTGACTCAATTACATATGATTAAACGATTTATGGAAAAACGCCATCTACCAGGAATTCCTCAGGATTATCTAAATGTTTTCTTCACAACAAGTACTCAATTGGAAGCCTTGATGGATGAATTGAGTAAAGGGAAAATTAATATTGAAGCTGTTTCACGCTTGAGAGATGTGGCTAGTGCGTCGATAGCTAATTTAGAAGATTACACTTATCAAGTTGTCGAAAATGCTACATTAACTGAGCAGTTGTTACAATATTCAAACCGTTATCGTAGCTTTGAAGCTGGTGTCCAAAACTCTTTTGAAATTGCTATGCATCTCTTTGAAGTAGAATACGATTATCAAGCTTCGTTTGATGAAATTTCCTATGCTTTAGAAACGGTAGAACCTGGTGTTACCGACAGATTTGTTTCTTCCTATGAACGGACTCGTGAACACATTAGATTTTAAAAAGCTTTGAGTTAATTTACTCAAGCTTTTTTATTTACTTGCATGTCCTTATTTGTTTTTGTAGAATAGTTAAAAGTTAAATCATAGCAGTAAAGAAAGGTAGAAAAGATGACAGATGTTAAAGGCTTATTAGTGATGGATGTTGATTCAACATTAATAGAAGAGGAAGTCATTGACTTATTGGGCGAACATGCCGGATTTGGAAGGGAAATTGCTCAAATTACTGAAGATGCCATGAATGGGCAATTGGATTTTAAGGAAGCACTTATGAAAAGAGTCGCTTTATTGAAAGGCTTGCCAGTTTCAATTTTTGATAAGGTTTATCAAGATATTCATTTTCAAAAAGGTGCACGTGAATTGGTCGAAAACTTACATAAGCATTCCTTTAAAGTTGGCTTGGTATCAGGAGGATTTCATGAGACAGTTGATCGACTAGCCCAGGAATTAGATATTGATTATGTGATGGCTAATCGTTTAGAAGTTATGCACGGGGAGTTAACAGGTCGCACAATCGGTGATGTTGTTAGCAAAGAAACAAAATTAAATAAATTATTGGATTGGGCTAAAGAAAATCATTTAGACCTTTCTCAAACGGTCGCAGTTGGAGACGGAGCAAATGATTTGCCAATGATTAAAGCTGCAGGAGTGGGGATTGCCTTCTGTGCTAAGGATTTGGTGAAACGGGAAGCGCCATTTCAAGTCAATAAAACTGATTTAATGGAAGTCTTCTCTATATTAAATGACGAGGGAATGTTCACTAATGACTAAAATGAATCGAATCAATATCATCTGCCTCGGTGTCCGAAATATGGCACACTCTGTTTCTTTTTATAGAGATGGATTGGGTTTTGAGACCAAAGAGTCAAATAATAATCCAGAAGTTATTTTCTTTCAAACCGATGGCCCTATACTGGAACTATACCCTTTAGAACTTTTAGCAAAGGCTTTTAATCAAACTTTGCCTACTCTTGAACCGGGGCGATTTAATGGGATGACGTTAGCTTATAATGTTAAAGAAAAAGAGGACGTTTTTCACATTATATCCTTGGCTCGAAGTGCTGGGGCAACCATTTTAAAGGAACCAAGTGATGTTTCTTGGGGAGGATTTCATGCCTATTTTGCTGATCCTGATGCTTATGTTTGGGAAGTTTGTTGGAACCCAACAATGCCTTTAGATGAAATGAATAGGGTGCAGGTCTAATGAACTATGTTTTGTTATTAAGAGGTATAAACGTGGGGGGAAAGCATAAAGTTAGCATGCCCATTTTAAAAGAATCATTAAGTCAAATCGGCTTTGCTAATGTCTCTTCGTACATCAATAGTGGCAATTTATTTCTTGAATCCGAATGGAATGACAGTCAAATCATTGAAGCCATTAACTCCCTTTTTGAAAAAGAATTTGACTTCCCCATCCCCTTTTTGTTGCTTTCAAAAAGGAAGTTACTTAAGGAGGCTCAATCTTTGCCAAGTTGGTGGTATGAGGATTTTTACAGAAAAAATGTGCTTTTTTTCTTACCTTCTCTGACTTCAGAGGAAAGAGACTTATATGTGAGTCAAATTATACTTAGAAGTGGCGAAAATCTTCATATAGGCGCGCATGCTTTATTTTGGGGCATTGAAAAAGAGGAAAATTATGTAAAATCCTATTACCATGCTCAATTCTTGAAAAATAAACTTTACAAACATGTCAGCGTTCGTAATCATAGAACCTTTCAATACTTGGTTGATCAAAAATAAAAAAAGTCCTATGGACTTTTTATTTTTTGAATAAATTTTCCCAAAAGGAAGGTTTCTTTTGAGTATTTTCAGTAACTTTGTTCGACTGATCAAGGCTAGTGGCTATTGATGTTTCGTCTAAATTGACAGCGTGATCCGTATGAAGAACTAAAGCAAATGGGGAATTAGCGCCAGTCTCATCAATAATAGTTGTTGGAATCCCCTTTTTGCTAGCTAACTTCATATAAAACATTTGATACTCTGAGTCTAATTCTGAAGAAAGTTTCAATGATAAAGGTTGGTATTTCTCAACATAGGAAGGTAATAGTCGTTTGAATTCAATTTTAGCAATGTCTTCCTCAATTCCTTTTAAGGGAATGGTTAAGAGAACTCTTTCTGAAAAAGTTCCTAAATAGTAGCGTTGTTGATCAGGATCAAGTCTCTTTTCACCTAAAGCATTTTTTAAGACTTTTTTATCTAGTGACTCCATAACGTCCTCCTTAGTGGAAATCAAGTTAACTTCATTATACTGATTTTTCAATTAAAAAGCTATTAAAACCCGTATTCATTGGATTTCTGAAATGTAAGGAAAGATTCAGAAAATAAAATTGGAAGAAAGTGAAATTTTTCATTAATACGTATTTTAAGTTGAAAATCGATACTTTTTGTGATATTATGGACATGTAAAAAATTAAAACTCATAAGGAGAGTATTATAATGTCAATTATTACTGATGTTTACGCTCGCGAAGTCCTTGACTCACGCGGTAACCCAACACTTGAAGTGGAAGTTTATACTGAATCAGGAGCTTTCGGACGTGGAATGGTTCCTTCAGGAGCATCTACTGGTGAACACGAAGCTGTTGAACTTCGTGATGGTGACAAATCTCGTTACAATGGTCTTGGTACTGAAAAAGCAGTTGACAACGTTAACAACATTATCGCTGAAGCTATCATCGGTTATGATGTACGCGATCAACAAGCTATCGACCGTGCAATGATTGCTCTTGATGGTACTCCAAACAAAGGTAAATTAGGTGCTAACGCTATTCTTGGTGTTTCTATTGCTGTTGCACGTGCTGCTGCAGATTACTTAGAAGTGCCACTTTACAACTACCTTGGTGGTTTCAATACTAAAGTTCTTCCAACACCGATGATGAACATCGTTAACGGTGGATCTCACTCTGATGCTCCAATTGCTTTCCAAGAGTTTATGATTATGCCAGTTGGTGCTTCAACATTTAAAGAAGCTCTTCGTTGGGGTGCTGAAGTTTTCCATGCTCTTAAGAAAATTCTTAAAGAACGTGGTCTTGAAACAGCTGTTGGTGACGAAGGTGGTTTCGCTCCTAAATTTGAAGGAACTGAAGACGGTGTAGAAACAATCCTTAAAGCTATCGAAGCTGCAGGATATGAAGCAGGTGAAAACGGAATTATGATTGGTTTTGACTGTGCATCATCTGAATTCTACGATAAAGAACGTAAAGTGTATGACTACACTAAATTTGAAGGTGAAGGCGCTGCAGTTCGTACTTCAGCAGAACAAATTGATTACCTTGAAGAATTAGTAAACAAATACCCTATCATCACAATTGAAGATGGTATGGATGAAAATGACTGGGATGGATGGAAAGCTCTTACTGAACGTCTTGGTGGCCGTGTACAATTAGTTGGTGACGATTTCTTCGTTACAAACACTGATTACTTAGCACGTGGTATCAAAGAAGAAGCTGCTAACTCAATCCTTATCAAAGTTAACCAAATTGGTACGCTTACTGAAACTTTTGAAGCTATTGAAATGGCTAAAGAAGCTGGTTACACTGCAGTTGTATCACACCGTTCAGGTGAAACTGAAGATTCAACAATCGCTGATATCGCAGTTGCTACAAATGCTGGACAAATCAAAACTGGTTCATTATCACGTACAGACCGTATTGCTAAATACAACCAATTACTTCGTATCGAAGATCAACTTGGTGAAGTAGCACAATACAAAGGAATCAAATCATTCTATAACCTTAAAAAATAAAATAGTTCAGTGAACTATTTTATCCTGAGCTAAGAAATTAGCGAAGTTTTAAAATGATTAAAAGCTTAGGTATATCCTAAGCTTTTTTCGTACGGTAAGACAGAAATTGGTCATTCGCAGAATGGGATTTCGTAGTCGCACCCCCGTCAGGCTGACTAGAATGGTCACGACAATAGGAGTGAGCGTTCGGACAGCTACGATGCAAAACTGATAGAATAGAAAGCTTGGGATTTCCCAAGCTTTTTTTCTTTCTATAGAGTGAAAACTAATTGTAGACTAAATTATCAAAAGCTGATTTTTTAGCGAGGTAATGTTATTGGAGAAGGCTTGGAAAAAATCCAAGTCTTCTCTTTTTGCTTAAGACAAAAATTTCTCAATTGAAGATTACGATTTCGTAGTCGCACCCCCTTTCAGGATAGCTAGTATGGTCAAGATAAACGAAGACAAGTCTGAGATGAAAGTGTCAAAGAATTTCTACTAATGTTGGAAAAATCTCCAGTTTACAAAATATTAGAATAAAAGGTGACTCTATCGGTTTTTATATTTTCTTAAACTTTTTAAACTTTTTTTAAAAATAAAAGTGAAATTTCATCTTTTTCATTGACATATAGATCAGATACTGTTAAAGTTAAAGAGTAATAAGTTTTTCACGAGTCAAAGTATCAGTTTATCTATGTTTTATCTCTTTGAAAATTTTTACAAATAATATTAAAAGAGGTATATCTCAGATGGCACAAGGTACAGTTAAATGGTTTAACGCAGAAAAAGGTTTTGGTTTTATTTCACAAGAAAATGGTGATGATGTCTTTGCACATTTCTCAGCTATTCAATCTGACGGATTTAAATCATTAGACGAAGGTCAAAAAGTTGAATTTGATATTGAACAAGGTCAACGTGGTCTTCAAGCTACAAACATTACTAAAGTTCAATAATAATGTAAAGATCTTAAGAATTTTCTTAAGGTCTTTTTTTCTGTCATTCTTTATGCTACAATAATAAAGTTGCTTAGCAACCCTTGGTGCTTAGTTCCCTTTCGCCAAGCATAATACAAACGGCATCAATCATTTTCAATTGATGTATCGTTAAAGGAGAAAAAAATGAAAAATTATACTGTCCGTGACTATGTTCACATAGCTCTTGTTGCAGCTTTGTATGTCGTACTTACCATAACACCACCTCTTAATGCCATTTCCTATGGTATGTATCAATTTCGAGTGGCTGAAATGATGAACTTTCTTGCTTTTTTCAATAAAAAGTATATTATTGCGGTAACATTAGGCTGTATGATTGCAAACTTTTATAGTTTTGGACTTATTGATGTTTTTGTAGGAGGCGGTTCTACACTCTTATTTGTAACTTTAGGTGTATTATTGTTTAAAAAATACAAGAATGATTATGTTTTTAATGGTCTTTTTAACAAGGCATTTTTCTATTTTTCACTCTTTTTTGCTGCTTCGATGATTACAGTTGCTATTGAATTGTCATTTTTTGGATCACCCTTTTTATTGACTTGGTTTACAACAGCAATGGGTGAATTAGCATCCTTATTAATTGGTTCGATTATCATTGATAAGTTATCAAAACGTATGCATTTAGAGCAATAAAATCCATAAATCCTAGAACCCATAAAGTTTTCTTACAATGTAAGAAAACTTTATTTATTTTAAGAATGCTTAGTGAAGCAATAGCTTATTTATCAGGAAATGTGATAAAATAAAACTATGGAAAAAAGAATTAGAGAATTGACGTCTTTACTGAATCAATATCGTCAAGAATATTATACCAATGATAATCCAAGTGTTAGTGATCAGGAGTATGACAAACTCTATCACGAACTCATTGACTTAGAAAAAGAATACCCAGAATATATTCAAAAAGATAGTCCATCACAAGCAGTGGGAGGGCTTATTTTATCTGGATTTGAAAAATACCAACACCCATTCCCTCTATACAGTTTGCAAGATGCTTTTTCAAAAGAAGAATTGGAAACATTTGATCGTCGCGTAAAATCAGAATTTCCCAAAGCAGAATACATTGCTGAATTAAAAATCGATGGCTTATCTATTTCTTTGAGCTATGAATCAGGCCGATTGGTAACGGGAGCAACGCGTGGTGATGGCAGTGTTGGGGAAAATATTACTGAAAACATCAAAAAAATAAAAGATATTCCCCATCAATTGAAGGATGACATTACAATTACTGTTAGAGGCGAAGCCTACATGTCACGAAGTTCTTTTCAAAAAATTAATTTGGAACGACAAGAAAATGGTGAAACGGAGTTTGCTAATCCAAGGAATGCTGCAGCTGGTACTTTAAGACAGTTAGATACTTCAATTGTTGCCAGACGAGAATTGGCAAGCTTTTTGTACCAAGAGGCGAGTCCTAGTCAAGCTCAAAATCAAGAAGATGTATTAGAAAAGTTGGAAGCTTTGGGCTTCTCAGTAAATAAAAAGCGTCTTATCAGTTCCTCTATGGAAGACATATGGTCATTTATTACTCAAGTAGAGGACGAACGAGATAACCTAAGCTATGATATCGATGGTATCGTGATTAAGGTCAATAATTTAGCAATGCAAGAAGAATTAGGCTTCACCATTAAAGCTCCTCGATGGGCCATAGCTTATAAATTTCCAGCAGAAGAAAAAGAAGCTGAAATCCTTTCAGTGGATTGGACAATCGGTAGAACAGGGGTGGTTACGCCAACAGCCAATTTAACACCAATTCAACTTGCTGGGACTACTGTTAGCCGAGCGACTCTTCATAATGTCGATTATATTGCAGAAAAAGATATTAGGATCGGTGATACTGTCATTGTTTATAAAGCTGGAGATATTATTCCAGCGGTTTTACGGGTAGTAGACACAAAACGGGACCAACAATTACCGATGCCTATTCCTAAAGTGTGCCCCTCTTGTCAGAGTGATTTAGTTCACCTTGAAGCTGAAGTGGCTTTACGCTGTATCAATCCTCTTTGTCCAAGTCTTATTCAAAGGAGTTTAGAACATTTTGCCAGTCGAAATGCAATGAATATTGCCGGACTTGGCCCTGCTATTGTTGAAAAACTCTTTTCGGCCCAATTAATTCACGATGTGGCGGATATTTACCAATTGTCATTAGACAGCTTATTGACTTTGGAAGGGATTAAAGAAAAGTCTGCTCAAAAATTGTTGGATGCGATTCAATCTTCCAAGTCTAATTCAGCAGATAAATTATTATTTGGATTGGGTATAAGACATGTTGGTGCAAAAGCTAGTCGTTTGTTATTAGAGACTTTTGGAAGTGTTGAAAATCTAATGAAAGCTGATGATCAATCCATAGCTCAAATCGATGGTTTGGGTCATGTTATTGCAAATTCTATTAAAAATTATTTTGCAAAAGAGGAAGCTAAACAATTAATTTTCGAATTAAAAGATAAGGGTGTTAATCTTGATTATCTTGGAAAAAAAGTTGACACCTCTGCTCAATTGTTTGGTCTTACTGTGGTACTCACAGGCAAATTAGAAGAAATGACGCGTCAAGAGGCGAAAGAAAAGTTAGAAAATATGGGCGCCAAAGTTACTGGCAGCGTTTCAAAGAAAACGGATTTAGTTATTGCCGGAAGTGATGCTGGTTCGAAATTAGATAAAGCTCGTAGTCTAGGCGTTGACGTAAAAGATGAAAATTGGTTACTCCAATTATAAGTAATGAGGAAAAGTAATGACAAAACTAAAGAAAGCAAGATTAATTTATAATCCAACCTCTGGCCAAGAGATCATGAAAAAAAATGTGGCAGATGTCTTGGATATTTTGGAAAGTTATGGGTATGAGACTTCAGCTTTTCAAACTACAGCAGAACCTAAATCAGCTTACTTTGAAGCTAAAAGAGTTGCGGAAGCTGGATTTGATCTTATCATTGCTGCGGGTGGTGATGGAACTATTAATGAAGTCGTTAGTGGTATTGCTCCCTTACCGCACCGTCCCCAAATGGCCATTATTCCAACTGGAACAACTAATGATTTTGCCAGAGCTTTAAAAATTCCAAGAGGTAATCCTATTAAGGCAGCTCATTTAATTGGGAAAAAACAGACCATAAAAATGGATATCGGTAAGGCTAGAGAAGATCAGTACTTTATTAACATTGCGGCTGCAGGTAGTTTAACAGAACTAACCTATAGTGTTCCAAGTCAACTAAAAACCATGTTTGGTTACTTAGCTTATTTGGCTAAAGGGGTTGAATTACTACCACGTGTCAAAAATGTTCCTGTCAAAATAACTCATGATGAGGGCGTTTTTGAAGGTAAAGTTTCAATGATTTTTGCTGCAATTACAAATTCTGTTGGTGGTTTTGAAATGATTGCCCCAGATGCTAAACTTGATGATGGCATGTTTACCTTGATACTGGTTAAAACAGCAAACCTTTTTGAAATTGTACATCTGTTACGTCTGGTCATAGATGGCGGTAAGCATATCACAGATCGTCGAATTGAATATTTAAAAACAAGTAAAATCGTGATTGAACCGAAATCACAAAATCCGATGATGATTAATTTGGATGGTGAATATGGTGGGGATGCTCCAATTGTTTTGGAGAATCTCAAAAATCATATTACTTTTTTTGCCAACACAGATTTGATTTCAGATGATGCCTATGGTATGGAGGAAGATGAGCCCGAAATTGAAGAAATAGCCCAAAAATTTGCCCATGAAGTAGAAGATTATGAAGAAAAAAATGGGGGACTATTAGATAATGAATAATTCAGTTCTTGTCCATTATCATAGTCATCAAGGCAATTACTTTAATATGAGTCTTTGGCAATGGCAAGATGGTAAATTAGGAAAGGATGCGTTTTTTTCACGTTTTGATAGCTTTGGTGCCGTTGCACTATTGGATTATGAAGCTCCTTATTTTTTAAGCCATGTTTTCCTGATCATTAAAGAACAATATTGGAAAAAACAGTCCATTGATTATAAGGTGGAAAGAGATTTTGGTATCCCCAAAACAGAAGTTTGGATTGTTGATGGCGATGAAACGGTCTATTATTCGAGACAAGCTGCTATTACGAGCCGTTTTTATAAACAGCGTCAGTCTCATGCCTTTGATATGGCTGTTAATAGCAAAGCTTTCGATTATAAATGGGGATTTTCAGATTGGTTGGGATTTCGTTACCAAAATGACCAGACGACTTTTCGTCTCTGGTCTCCAACAGCTGAGCTAGTAGAATTAATTCTGTACAGTTCTACTGATGATAGAGCGAGTGTATCTGCAGTTTACACAATGACTCGTGGACAAATTAGTAGTCCAGAGAATCATTTTACAAATAACCAAGGGGTCTGGGAACTGACCTTGGATGGCGATTATGATTATCAAGCATACTCTTATCGTGTGCACCATAGAAAAAGGTTCTTTGTTGATTCACGGGACCCCTATGCAATTGCTGCTACCTCTGATGGGAGAAGATCAGTTGTTATTGCGCCTGAGAACTTGAAACCAAAAGGATTTGAAGTTAAGCAAGGAGCAGAAGCTACCTGGAGGCTAGACAATTCTCTCCAATCTGTCATCTATGAGATGCATGTAAGAGATTTTTCAAAATCAAGTAGTTCTGGTGTACGAGAAGAATTTAGAGGTAAATTTCAAGGTTTGTGGGAAAAAGGAACAAAAAATCAATTTGGTGATTCCACTTGTTTTGATTATGTGAAAGAATTAGGGATAACTCATGTACAACTGCAACCCATTTTTGATCATCATCAGACCCTAACGGAAGATGGAGAATATGCCTATAACTGGGGCTATGATCCAGAAAACTACAATGTTCCCGAAGCTAGTTTTACTAGTAATCCTCATGAACCTGCAACTCGTATTTTAGAGTTGAAAGAAGCCATACAAGCCTATCATGATGCTGGTTTAAATGTCATCATGGATGTGGTTTATAATCATACTTTTTCTTCTCGTGATTCAGCATTTCAATTAACGGTACCAGATTACTATTATCGTATGAATGCAGATGGTTCCTTTCAAAATGGATCTGGTTGTGGGAATGAGACAGCTAGTGAAAAAGAGATGTATCGCAAGTATATGATTGATTCCATACTTTATTGGATAAATGACTATAATATTGATGGTTTCCGTTTTGATTTGATGGGCTTACATGATATTGAGACCATGAATGCGATTCGCAAAGCCGTTGATAACATTGACCCGAGAATCCTCCTTTTTGGAGAAGGTTGGGATATGGGAATTGGACTTTTACCGGAAGAAAAAGCCAAAAAAGAAAATGCTCATCTAATGCCTAGAATTGGATTTTTCAATGACGATCAACGTAATGCGATTAAGGGGGCAGAAGTTTTTGGTGCTTTGGAAGAAGGCTTTGTGTCTGGAGCTGGAACCGAAGATATTGTTGCAAAAGCAATACTTGCCAGTGATGAGCTTGTGAATTATCGAAGTCCTGATCAAGTCATTAACTATGTGGAAGCACATGATAATTATAATTTAAATGATTTGTTTTGGGCATTAAATCCTAATGATAGCCTTGATATCCATACCAAGCGTGTCCAATTAGCTTCTGCCATGAATTTACTTATGCAAGGCATTAGTTTTATGCAGATTGGACAAGAATTTTTAAGAACAAAACTTTTTCCAACTGGCGAAAATAATGAGTTGACACATGAAGATAGGGAGCGCGCTATGAATTCTTATAATGCCCCCGATCAAGTGAATCAAGTCAATTGGAACTTAGTTACACAAGAAAAAGAGTCCATTCAATTTATTAAACAATTAATAAAACTAAAAACAAAGACTCCCTTGTTTTCATATCCAACTTTTGAAGACATTAGAAAGCATGTTTTCGTGGAAAGTGCTCAAACAAATTCAGGTTATATCAGCTTTATCATTGATGATATAAGAAAATACCAAATTATTTTCACGATTTTTGGTAAACAATTGAAAATAAATTGTCAGAATGTTATAATTGAAACAAATGATAAGCGTTTTCAAAAACAAGACGGCATTATCAATAATTTAACGGCGATGGTCCTTGATATCACGGAATAACCTGATTTAATTCAGGTTATTTTTGTTTTTTAAAAGGAATTATCAAGCATTAGGAGTGAAAGGGTGGTGTGATGGATAAAGAGTTAGCGGAATACAGTTTCGGAACAGGTGAAAATTTTCAACTACATCAATTTCTGGGTGTTCATGCGGAATCTAGGGATGGTCAAGATGGATTTATCTTTAGAGTGTGGGCTCCAAATGCGGAAATGGTCTATCTGATGGGCGATTTTTCTCAATGGAATCAAGCAAAAATCCCAATGACAAGACGCGAGTCTGGGATCTGGGAAGTTTTTTCACACTTGCCTCATGAGGGGGATATTTATAAGTATTTGGTAAGACGCAAAGGCGGACAAGAAATTGATAAGATAGATCCAATGGCTATCTGTTTTGAATCTCGTCCTGGAACAGGTGCAATTATCAAAACCCTTACTGAGAAAAAATGGAAGGATAGCCTTTGGATGGGCAGAAGGAAACGATTTGGTTTTGAAAAAAGACCGGTCAATATCTATGAAGTTCATGCCAATTCCTGGAAAAAAGACCAAAACGGGAAACCTTACCAATTTAAAGAACTTAAAGAGTGCTTAATACCTTACCTCAAACGGATGAACTACACACATGTGGAGTTCATGCCTCTAATGACCCATCCCTTAGGGATGAGTTGGGGTTATCAACTCATGGGATATTTTGCTTTTGACAGCACCTTTGGTAGTTTAGAAGATTTTAGAGATTTTGTTGAAGAGTGCCATCTGAATAATATAGGAGTTCTAGTTGACTGGGTTCCAGGTCATTTTACACAGAATGATGATGCCTTAGCTTATTTTGATGGAACACCAACTTATGAATATCAGGATCATCACAGAGCTCACAATTATGGATGGGGGGCATTAAATTTTGATTTAGGGAAAAATCAAGTTCAGTCCTTTCTCATTTCAAGTGCATTATTTTGGTTGGAAACCTTCCATCTAGATGGTATTCGTGTTGACGCAGTTAGCAATATGCTCTATTTAGATTACGACCAGGGTCCATGGACCCCAAACCTAGAAGGTGGAAATCATAATTTAGAAGCGATAGCTTTTCTCAAGAAACTCATTAAGATAATAAAGACTTCTCATCCTGACGTGATGATGATTGCTGAAGAGGCAACTGCGGAGATACCAATTACGAAGTCTCAAGACCAAGGTGGCTTAGGTTTTGACTATAAATGGAATATGGGTTGGATGAATGACATCTTGAGATTTTACCAAGAAGATCCTCTGCAACGAAAGTTTCATTACAATTGGGTAACCTTCAGTTTTATGTACTGTTTTAATGAGCATTATATTCTTCCTTTTTCTCATGACGAAGTGGTTCACGGAAAGAAAAGCCTTATGCATAAAATGTGGGGGGATCGTTATAATCAGTTTGCTGGTTTGAG
This window encodes:
- the pulA gene encoding type I pullulanase, which gives rise to MNNSVLVHYHSHQGNYFNMSLWQWQDGKLGKDAFFSRFDSFGAVALLDYEAPYFLSHVFLIIKEQYWKKQSIDYKVERDFGIPKTEVWIVDGDETVYYSRQAAITSRFYKQRQSHAFDMAVNSKAFDYKWGFSDWLGFRYQNDQTTFRLWSPTAELVELILYSSTDDRASVSAVYTMTRGQISSPENHFTNNQGVWELTLDGDYDYQAYSYRVHHRKRFFVDSRDPYAIAATSDGRRSVVIAPENLKPKGFEVKQGAEATWRLDNSLQSVIYEMHVRDFSKSSSSGVREEFRGKFQGLWEKGTKNQFGDSTCFDYVKELGITHVQLQPIFDHHQTLTEDGEYAYNWGYDPENYNVPEASFTSNPHEPATRILELKEAIQAYHDAGLNVIMDVVYNHTFSSRDSAFQLTVPDYYYRMNADGSFQNGSGCGNETASEKEMYRKYMIDSILYWINDYNIDGFRFDLMGLHDIETMNAIRKAVDNIDPRILLFGEGWDMGIGLLPEEKAKKENAHLMPRIGFFNDDQRNAIKGAEVFGALEEGFVSGAGTEDIVAKAILASDELVNYRSPDQVINYVEAHDNYNLNDLFWALNPNDSLDIHTKRVQLASAMNLLMQGISFMQIGQEFLRTKLFPTGENNELTHEDRERAMNSYNAPDQVNQVNWNLVTQEKESIQFIKQLIKLKTKTPLFSYPTFEDIRKHVFVESAQTNSGYISFIIDDIRKYQIIFTIFGKQLKINCQNVIIETNDKRFQKQDGIINNLTAMVLDITE
- the glgB gene encoding 1,4-alpha-glucan branching protein GlgB is translated as MDKELAEYSFGTGENFQLHQFLGVHAESRDGQDGFIFRVWAPNAEMVYLMGDFSQWNQAKIPMTRRESGIWEVFSHLPHEGDIYKYLVRRKGGQEIDKIDPMAICFESRPGTGAIIKTLTEKKWKDSLWMGRRKRFGFEKRPVNIYEVHANSWKKDQNGKPYQFKELKECLIPYLKRMNYTHVEFMPLMTHPLGMSWGYQLMGYFAFDSTFGSLEDFRDFVEECHLNNIGVLVDWVPGHFTQNDDALAYFDGTPTYEYQDHHRAHNYGWGALNFDLGKNQVQSFLISSALFWLETFHLDGIRVDAVSNMLYLDYDQGPWTPNLEGGNHNLEAIAFLKKLIKIIKTSHPDVMMIAEEATAEIPITKSQDQGGLGFDYKWNMGWMNDILRFYQEDPLQRKFHYNWVTFSFMYCFNEHYILPFSHDEVVHGKKSLMHKMWGDRYNQFAGLRNLLAYQICHPGKKLLFMGSEFGQFLEWKYDGQLVWENLDDDLNAKMLDFTSQLNAFYKENNMLWQNDMSYDGIEIIDADNKEESVLSFLRKNDKGEFLLCVFNMTPVERRDFTIGVPISGFYEEVLNTEMSQFGGVWQEHNPITQSQSEKWKNYHNTLHFTVPALGASIWRLKKRKK